A window from Choristoneura fumiferana chromosome 22, NRCan_CFum_1, whole genome shotgun sequence encodes these proteins:
- the LOC141440173 gene encoding LOW QUALITY PROTEIN: carboxylic ester hydrolase-like (The sequence of the model RefSeq protein was modified relative to this genomic sequence to represent the inferred CDS: inserted 2 bases in 1 codon; substituted 1 base at 1 genomic stop codon): MAIEHSGIKITADAIKTKLMDLEEDSGDPSIPYASFEDTFEAYNDLAICPQISEFDSTTIVGSLDCLHLNIYVPNVASSTNRHPVLDWIHGGGFSGRYVFGPKFLVRHDVILVIINYRLGTYGFVCLDTPAAPGNQGLKDQILAMKWVKDNVEAFGGDSIKITVFGESAGAAXINFHFNLGQDDLFNQAILQSRNILNPKAYKKASKDAVLQLSEQLGFITHDMHEALSFLSTVDSTIIIASSSELGLSFRPCVENNFDDVFLTVYPINIXKLKIASFIGFNNDECIFFYNCYTAEYFVENDFLNQTPETTELLPVSWIPATRDTWNYRNIDLELAMETRPFKERMALLDLFYKIYQKF, translated from the exons ATGGCGATCGAACATTCGGGCATAAAAATAACGGCAGACGCCATTAAAACCAAGTTGATGGACTTGGAGGAAGACAGTGGCGAC CCCTCGATTCCATATGCCTCGTTTGAAGACACTTTTGAAGCATACAACGATTTAGCAATATGCCCTCAAATATCAGAGTTCGACAGCACTACAATAGTCGGCAGCCTCGACTGCTTGCACCTTAACATCTACGTTCCTAACGTCGCTTCTTCTACCAATCGCCATCCCGTGCTAGACTGGATTCATGGCGGAGGATTTTCCGGAAGATATGTCTTCGGACCTAAGTTTTTGGTCCGACATGATGTGATTTTAgtgataattaattacagacTAGGTACGTACGGCTTCGTGTGCCTTGACACTCCAGCAGCGCCTGGAAACCAGGGACTAAAAGACCAAATATTAGCTATGAAATGGGTAAAAGACAATGTAGAAGCATTCGGTGGTGATTCTATCAAAATTACAGTGTTTGGAGAAAGTGCTGGAGCAGCTTAAATAAatttccattttaatttagGTCAAGATGATCTTTTCAATCAAGCTATTTTACAGAGCCGAAATATTTTAAATCCTAAGGCTTACAAGAAAGCTAGTAAGGATGCTGTATTACAATTAAGTGAACAGCTCGGCTTTATAACACATGATATGCACGAAGCCTTATCATTCTTATCTACAGTTGACTCAACCATTATAATTGCGAGTTCAAGTGAATTAGGATTGTCATTTAGACCATGTGTAGAAAATAACTTTGATGATGTATTTTTAACTGTCTATCCGATTAATAT CAAGCTAAAAATTGCCTCTTTTATTGGTTTCAATAACGATGAATGCATCTTTTTTTATAACTGTTACACTGCTGAATATTTCGTGGAAAACGACTTTCT AAATCAAACTCCTGAGACGACGGAGCTGCTGCCAGTATCGTGGATCCCAGCCACCAGGGACACGTGGAACTACCGGAACATAGATTTGGAGCTGGCCATGGAGACCAGACCCTTCAAGGAAAGAATGGCTTTGCTGGACTTGTTCTACAAGATATACCAGAAGTTCTAA